In one Salipiger abyssi genomic region, the following are encoded:
- the thiD gene encoding bifunctional hydroxymethylpyrimidine kinase/phosphomethylpyrimidine kinase, with product MIPNVLSIAGTDPSGGAGIQADIKAFSALGAYACSAITAVVAQNTRGVRSFVALEPEFVAEQIDAVLEDVRIDAVKIGMIANAAIAEAIADRLRHHQVRNIVLDPVMVAKSGHALLAPEAVDAVRDLLVPLATIVTPNLPEAAVLLDRQHGWSAETMQAALPELLALGSDWVLLKGGHLEGSATSADLLAGPAGSVETFSAPRLHTSNDHGTGCTLSSAIAALLPRYGVAGAVGRAKAYLHAALAGSEALDVGGGHGPVHHFHALWAAEVA from the coding sequence ATGATTCCCAACGTTCTCAGCATCGCGGGCACAGATCCCTCGGGCGGCGCCGGGATCCAGGCCGATATCAAGGCCTTCTCGGCGCTCGGCGCCTATGCCTGCTCGGCCATCACCGCCGTTGTCGCGCAGAACACGCGCGGCGTCCGGTCCTTTGTCGCGCTTGAGCCGGAATTCGTCGCCGAACAGATCGACGCCGTGCTGGAGGACGTGCGCATCGACGCGGTCAAGATCGGCATGATCGCCAATGCCGCGATTGCCGAGGCCATCGCCGACCGGCTGCGCCACCACCAGGTGCGCAATATCGTGCTCGACCCGGTGATGGTGGCCAAGAGCGGCCATGCGCTGCTCGCCCCCGAGGCGGTCGATGCGGTGCGCGACCTGCTGGTGCCGCTGGCCACAATCGTCACGCCGAACCTGCCGGAAGCCGCCGTTCTGCTCGACCGTCAGCACGGCTGGAGCGCCGAAACCATGCAGGCCGCCCTGCCCGAGCTTCTCGCTCTGGGATCAGACTGGGTGCTGCTGAAGGGCGGGCATCTGGAGGGCAGCGCCACGAGCGCCGACCTGCTGGCGGGACCGGCCGGGTCTGTCGAGACCTTCTCGGCCCCGCGCCTGCACACCAGCAACGATCACGGCACCGGCTGCACGCTCTCCTCCGCCATTGCCGCGCTGCTGCCCCGCTACGGGGTGGCCGGGGCGGTCGGCCGGGCCAAGGCCTATCTGCATGCGGCCCTTGCCGGGAGCGAGGCGCTCGATGTGGGCGGCGGCCACGGGCCGGTGCATCACTTCCACGCGCTCTGGGCCGCAGAGGTGGCCTGA
- a CDS encoding PepSY domain-containing protein, with translation MKRNILFTASLAAAVGLFALGAQAQDPGAAQTGAQARMSIAEISTMLEEQGYTVHEIELERGRYDVEMTDARGMRVEAYLNPVTGEVLPYHDD, from the coding sequence ATGAAACGCAACATTCTTTTCACCGCTTCTCTGGCTGCCGCCGTCGGGCTCTTTGCGCTTGGCGCTCAGGCGCAGGATCCGGGTGCGGCCCAGACCGGCGCTCAGGCACGGATGAGCATCGCCGAAATCTCCACGATGCTGGAGGAGCAGGGCTATACCGTACACGAGATCGAACTGGAGCGTGGGCGCTACGACGTGGAGATGACCGACGCGCGCGGCATGCGGGTGGAGGCCTATCTCAACCCGGTGACCGGCGAGGTGCTGCCGTATCACGATGACTGA
- a CDS encoding PepSY domain-containing protein, protein MTRLALLLCCLALPALADRDDHDRARRALEAGEILPLSQILTAAEAARPGRVIEVELDRDDGLWRYELELITPGGRLYEMKIDAATGTVLEIEREEDD, encoded by the coding sequence ATGACACGCCTCGCGCTCCTCCTCTGTTGCCTCGCCCTGCCCGCCCTGGCGGATCGCGACGATCACGATCGCGCCCGCCGCGCGCTTGAGGCGGGAGAGATCCTGCCCCTGTCGCAGATCCTGACGGCGGCGGAGGCGGCACGCCCCGGCCGTGTGATCGAGGTGGAGCTGGACCGCGATGACGGTCTCTGGCGCTATGAGCTGGAGCTCATCACGCCCGGGGGACGGCTCTACGAGATGAAGATCGACGCCGCCACCGGTACGGTTCTGGAAATCGAGCGCGAGGAGGACGACTGA
- a CDS encoding response regulator transcription factor, whose protein sequence is MRALAVEDDPRIAANLNAALSAAGFRVELAGDGEEAWFLGDTEDYDLVVLDLGLPEIDGLSVLKRWRANGRTMPVLVLTARGTWQERVEGIEAGADDYLPKPFRMEELVARARALVRRAGGHATALQETGALSLDTNRMEVAVHEVPVKVSALEYRLLAYLMQHRDRPVPPVELLEHLYGDDDAREANALEAVVARLRRKLGPGVIGTRRGFGYYLEQT, encoded by the coding sequence ATGCGCGCGCTTGCGGTCGAGGACGATCCCCGCATCGCCGCGAATCTGAACGCGGCCCTCTCCGCCGCCGGGTTCCGCGTCGAGCTTGCCGGCGATGGCGAAGAGGCGTGGTTCCTCGGCGATACCGAGGATTACGACCTGGTGGTGCTTGATCTCGGACTGCCGGAGATCGACGGGCTGTCGGTGCTCAAGCGCTGGCGGGCGAACGGTCGCACCATGCCGGTGCTTGTGCTCACCGCGCGCGGCACATGGCAGGAACGGGTCGAGGGCATCGAGGCCGGCGCCGACGATTACCTGCCGAAACCCTTCCGGATGGAGGAGCTGGTCGCCCGCGCCCGCGCACTTGTCCGCCGCGCGGGCGGCCATGCGACCGCCTTGCAGGAAACCGGTGCGCTCAGCCTCGACACCAACCGCATGGAGGTCGCCGTGCACGAAGTCCCGGTGAAGGTCTCGGCGCTGGAATACCGGCTGCTGGCCTATCTCATGCAGCATCGCGACCGCCCGGTGCCGCCGGTGGAGCTGCTCGAACATCTCTATGGCGACGACGACGCCCGCGAGGCGAACGCGCTGGAGGCCGTGGTGGCGCGGCTGCGCCGCAAGCTCGGTCCGGGCGTGATCGGCACCCGGCGCGGCTTTGGCTATTATCTGGAGCAGACATGA
- a CDS encoding sensor histidine kinase, with the protein MSLRLRLAVAGAVAILLALGLTALGLSALFGAHVERRALAEMGVQLDQVLAGLEMRPEGVALVRPPADPRFAQPYAGLYWQIEGPWGVERSRSLWDAALDLPPDTVGDGGVHVHRLPGPGEQRLLVLERSVTLPERLGRGSARAAVAMDDAELDAARRAFLADLLPSLGVLALALTAAGWAQLWVGLRPLSGLGARVAALRAGTTDRMGADWPREVRPVATEIDALLTAREAETERARARAADLAHGLKTPLQALMGEADRLRGSGAISQAEAIDDTARAMRRTVDRELARARTAARTADARADPAQVAERLIAVLRRTPDGARLDWRQTIPPGLAVALHEADLAEALGAITENAARHARGGVTLSARPEGDRLFLSVTDDGPGIPAARREALLRRHARADESGTGLGLSIASDIAAASGGALSLSDAAPGLTATLILPRARIREG; encoded by the coding sequence ATGAGCCTGCGCCTCAGGCTCGCAGTCGCGGGCGCCGTGGCGATCCTGCTGGCGCTGGGGCTGACGGCGCTGGGATTGTCGGCCCTGTTCGGGGCCCATGTGGAGCGCCGCGCCCTGGCCGAAATGGGCGTGCAGCTCGATCAGGTTCTGGCCGGTCTTGAGATGCGGCCCGAGGGGGTTGCGCTTGTCCGGCCGCCCGCCGATCCACGGTTCGCGCAGCCCTATGCCGGGCTCTACTGGCAGATCGAAGGGCCCTGGGGCGTCGAACGGTCGCGCTCGCTCTGGGATGCGGCGCTGGATCTGCCGCCCGACACGGTGGGCGACGGTGGCGTGCATGTGCATCGCCTGCCCGGCCCCGGCGAGCAGCGGCTGCTGGTGCTGGAGCGCTCCGTCACCCTGCCCGAGCGGCTGGGCAGAGGCTCCGCCCGCGCGGCGGTGGCGATGGATGACGCCGAGCTCGACGCCGCGCGCCGCGCCTTCCTCGCCGATCTGCTCCCGTCGCTGGGCGTGCTGGCGCTGGCACTGACGGCGGCGGGCTGGGCGCAGCTCTGGGTGGGGCTGCGTCCGCTGAGCGGGCTCGGCGCCCGGGTCGCGGCCCTGCGCGCAGGCACAACCGACCGCATGGGCGCGGACTGGCCGCGGGAGGTACGTCCCGTCGCCACCGAGATCGACGCGCTGCTGACCGCCCGCGAGGCCGAGACCGAACGCGCCCGCGCCCGCGCCGCAGACCTCGCCCACGGGCTGAAGACGCCGCTACAGGCGCTGATGGGCGAAGCCGACCGTCTGCGCGGCTCCGGCGCCATTTCGCAGGCCGAGGCGATCGACGACACCGCCCGCGCCATGCGCCGCACCGTGGACCGCGAGCTGGCGCGCGCCCGCACAGCCGCCCGCACCGCCGACGCCCGCGCCGATCCCGCACAGGTGGCCGAGCGCCTGATCGCCGTGCTGCGCCGCACCCCCGACGGTGCGCGGCTCGACTGGCGTCAGACCATTCCCCCCGGCCTTGCCGTGGCGCTGCACGAGGCCGATCTGGCCGAAGCGCTCGGCGCGATCACCGAAAACGCCGCCCGCCATGCGCGCGGCGGCGTGACCCTTTCAGCGAGGCCCGAGGGCGATCGGTTGTTTCTGAGCGTGACCGATGACGGCCCGGGCATTCCGGCCGCCCGGCGCGAGGCGCTGCTGCGCCGTCACGCGCGGGCGGACGAATCCGGGACGGGCCTCGGCCTCTCCATCGCTTCGGATATCGCTGCCGCGTCGGGTGGCGCACTCTCCCTCTCCGATGCGGCTCCGGGCCTCACCGCCACGCTTATCCTGCCACGCGCGAGGATCCGCGAAGGCTGA
- a CDS encoding aminotransferase class I/II-fold pyridoxal phosphate-dependent enzyme, whose product MDRRTSRGRSASCAPTSASRTWRSQAGWPPSGKGRSEELVRFLLRERDRMAAALSPLGFRPLPGAANFLALLSPEGRGDLTEPLREAGIYVIAFTTGARDALRVAIGTPEDTDAVTEALSGILDRHR is encoded by the coding sequence CTGGATCGGCGGACATCGCGCGGGCGATCCGCAAGCTGCGCTCCAACTTCAGCCTCTCGAACATGGCGCTCGCAGGCGGGGTGGCCGCCCTCGGGAAAAGGCCGCTCGGAAGAACTGGTGCGCTTTCTGCTGCGCGAGCGCGACCGGATGGCGGCGGCGCTGTCACCGCTCGGCTTCAGGCCACTGCCCGGCGCGGCGAATTTCCTGGCGCTCCTTTCGCCGGAAGGCCGCGGCGATCTCACAGAGCCGCTGCGCGAGGCCGGCATCTATGTGATCGCCTTTACCACGGGCGCGCGCGACGCCCTTCGCGTCGCCATCGGCACACCCGAAGACACCGATGCCGTCACCGAGGCCCTGAGCGGGATCCTTGACCGGCATCGGTGA
- a CDS encoding heavy metal translocating P-type ATPase, with product MAEAQVNHHQTGDIVRDPVCGMTVDPGAGKPQAEHDGHTYHFCSEGCRDKFLADPEAYQTARDPVCGMSVDRSSAEHMIKHAGERVYFCSARCQEKFEADPEAYLGDAPAPEKMPEGTQYTCPMHPEIVRDAPGDCPKCGMALEPVTPSSESGPNPEYIDFKRRLWIAAPLALAVFILEMGSHIGIPFAEWMGHTAFGWLQFALATPVVWICRVFFKRGWSSIVNRSPNMWTLIALGTGAAYLFSIVSLLAPGLLPAQMQDGMGMTPVYFEATAVILVLVLIGQVMELAARERTGDAIRALMDLAPKTARRVTGDSEEDVPLDDLAAGDILRVRPGESVPVDGVVTEGRSSVDESMITGEPVPVEKVAGEEVTGGTLNKTGSFLMEARNVGDDTTLSRIVQMVASAQRSRAPIQGLADRVAEFFVPAVVGVALLAFIVWWIFGPAPALSYAFVAAVSVLIIACPCALGLATPMSIMVATGRGANAGVLIRDAEALERFAKVDALIVDKTGTLTEGKPALTDVEPEGIEEAELLSLVAALERGSEHPLAEAIVTGAEERGAEKRDSEDFEAVTGQGVTGTVGGRRVALGNAALMADLGIEPGALAERAEALQGEGKTAMFVAVEGEAAGLIAVADRIKESTPGAIRALHDLGLRIVMATGDAEATARAVAGELGIDEVHAGVSPEDKGALVRKLKGEGLSVAMAGDGVNDAPALAGADVGIAMGTGADVAVESAGLTLVKGDLTGIVRARKLAVATMRNIRQNLFFAFVYNTAGVPVAAGILYPFVGALLSPIVAAAAMSLSSVSVIGNALRLRATKL from the coding sequence ATGGCCGAGGCGCAGGTAAATCATCACCAGACCGGCGACATCGTCCGCGATCCCGTTTGCGGGATGACGGTCGATCCCGGCGCGGGCAAGCCGCAGGCCGAGCATGACGGCCACACCTATCATTTCTGCTCCGAAGGGTGCCGGGACAAGTTCCTTGCGGACCCGGAGGCCTATCAGACGGCCAGGGATCCGGTCTGCGGCATGAGCGTCGACCGCTCCTCGGCCGAGCACATGATCAAGCACGCGGGCGAGCGGGTCTATTTCTGCTCGGCGCGCTGTCAGGAAAAGTTCGAGGCCGATCCCGAGGCCTATCTCGGTGATGCGCCGGCGCCGGAAAAGATGCCCGAGGGCACGCAATACACCTGCCCGATGCATCCCGAGATCGTGCGCGACGCGCCCGGGGACTGCCCGAAATGCGGCATGGCGCTGGAGCCGGTGACGCCGTCCTCCGAGAGCGGGCCGAACCCGGAATACATTGATTTCAAACGCCGGCTGTGGATCGCCGCGCCGCTGGCGCTGGCCGTCTTCATTCTGGAGATGGGCAGCCATATCGGTATCCCCTTCGCCGAATGGATGGGCCACACCGCCTTTGGCTGGCTGCAATTCGCGCTGGCCACGCCGGTGGTCTGGATCTGCCGGGTGTTCTTCAAGCGCGGCTGGTCCTCCATCGTGAACCGCTCGCCCAATATGTGGACGCTGATCGCGCTCGGCACCGGCGCGGCCTATCTGTTTTCCATCGTGTCGCTGCTGGCGCCGGGGCTGCTGCCGGCGCAGATGCAGGACGGCATGGGCATGACCCCGGTCTATTTCGAGGCGACGGCGGTGATCCTGGTGCTGGTGCTGATCGGGCAGGTCATGGAGCTGGCCGCGCGCGAGCGCACCGGCGACGCGATCCGCGCGCTGATGGATCTGGCGCCCAAGACCGCGCGGCGGGTGACGGGGGACAGCGAGGAGGACGTGCCGCTCGACGATCTCGCGGCGGGCGACATCCTGCGGGTGCGCCCGGGCGAGAGCGTGCCGGTGGATGGCGTGGTGACCGAGGGGCGCTCCTCGGTCGACGAGAGCATGATCACCGGCGAGCCGGTGCCGGTCGAGAAGGTCGCGGGCGAAGAGGTCACCGGCGGCACCCTGAACAAGACCGGCAGCTTCCTGATGGAGGCGCGCAATGTGGGCGACGACACCACCCTGAGCCGCATCGTGCAGATGGTCGCCAGCGCGCAGCGCTCGCGCGCGCCGATCCAGGGGCTGGCCGACCGGGTGGCCGAGTTCTTCGTGCCCGCCGTGGTCGGCGTGGCGCTGCTGGCCTTCATCGTCTGGTGGATCTTCGGCCCGGCGCCGGCGCTCTCCTATGCCTTTGTGGCGGCGGTATCGGTGCTGATCATCGCCTGTCCCTGCGCGCTGGGGCTGGCGACGCCGATGTCGATCATGGTGGCGACCGGGCGCGGCGCGAATGCCGGCGTGCTGATCCGCGACGCCGAGGCGCTGGAGCGGTTCGCCAAGGTCGATGCGCTGATCGTCGACAAGACCGGCACGCTGACCGAGGGCAAGCCCGCGCTCACCGATGTCGAGCCTGAGGGCATCGAGGAGGCGGAGCTGCTGTCGCTGGTTGCGGCGCTGGAACGCGGCTCCGAGCATCCGCTGGCCGAGGCCATCGTGACTGGCGCCGAGGAGCGCGGTGCCGAAAAGCGCGACAGCGAGGATTTCGAGGCGGTGACCGGCCAGGGCGTCACCGGCACGGTGGGCGGGCGCAGGGTGGCGCTCGGCAATGCTGCGCTGATGGCGGATCTGGGCATCGAGCCCGGCGCTCTGGCGGAGCGGGCGGAGGCGCTTCAGGGCGAGGGCAAGACCGCGATGTTCGTCGCGGTGGAGGGTGAGGCCGCCGGGCTGATCGCCGTGGCCGACCGCATCAAGGAGAGCACCCCCGGCGCGATCCGCGCGCTGCACGATCTCGGCCTGCGCATCGTCATGGCCACTGGCGACGCCGAGGCCACGGCGCGGGCGGTGGCGGGCGAGCTCGGCATCGACGAGGTGCATGCCGGCGTCTCGCCCGAGGACAAGGGCGCGCTGGTGCGCAAGCTGAAGGGCGAGGGCCTGTCGGTCGCCATGGCGGGCGACGGGGTCAACGACGCGCCGGCGCTGGCCGGGGCGGATGTGGGCATCGCCATGGGCACCGGCGCCGATGTGGCGGTGGAAAGCGCCGGGCTGACGCTGGTCAAGGGCGACCTGACCGGCATCGTGCGCGCCCGCAAGCTGGCGGTGGCCACCATGCGCAATATCCGTCAGAACCTGTTCTTCGCCTTCGTCTACAACACTGCCGGCGTGCCGGTGGCGGCGGGCATTCTCTACCCGTTCGTCGGGGCGCTGCTCTCGCCCATCGTGGCGGCGGCGGCGATGAGCCTGTCCTCGGTTTCGGTCATCGGCAACGCGCTGCGGCTGCGCGCGACGAAGCTCTGA